The following coding sequences lie in one Armatimonadota bacterium genomic window:
- the lpdA gene encoding dihydrolipoyl dehydrogenase — protein MSDPTDESPQNTASELTNGPAVSTPMPAPSIIEAISGIPVEQEQTQTMANEQFDADIIVIGAGPGGYYAAIRAAQMGASVICVEKEYLGGTCLNVGCVPSKAMIASVEMLNKAKKAESFGLKKIDKAEMDFDAFMKRKEKIVLAERGGVGMLFKKRGVKHVEGFAKFIDANTISVTAKDGTESKYRGKNFILATGSSVVHLPVPGLEGGREDGVWTSDDAVSAPFVPDSMVVLGGGAVGCEFSYVFNGLGSKVTLVEMMPTLVNIMDEDLGVELGKQLSRQGIDVRTGATIDKVEKTKKGWKAHIKKGTETEVIETQVVLLGVGRKANIEGMNLEGIGVKLHRRGVEIVDDTLRTHVPNIYAIGDVTGRIQLAHVAQQEGLAAVNNILKPDSPKTVDYRHVPNVVYTSPEVASVGMSESEAKSKGYDVVVGRSRFAIFAKAMAANETEGFVKVVAEKKYGEVLGLHMVGGHVSDLLHEGVVALVHEATLESMETVIHAHPTMAEAIIEAFEDAAGHAIHKM, from the coding sequence ATGAGTGATCCAACAGACGAATCACCCCAAAACACAGCGAGCGAGCTGACAAACGGTCCGGCCGTCTCAACGCCGATGCCGGCACCCTCCATTATCGAGGCGATCTCGGGCATCCCAGTAGAGCAGGAGCAAACGCAAACTATGGCAAATGAACAATTCGACGCAGACATTATCGTGATTGGCGCCGGCCCCGGCGGCTATTACGCGGCAATCCGAGCGGCCCAGATGGGGGCTTCGGTCATTTGTGTTGAGAAGGAGTACCTCGGCGGAACCTGTCTGAACGTCGGGTGCGTGCCTTCCAAAGCGATGATCGCCAGCGTCGAGATGCTCAACAAGGCGAAGAAGGCAGAGAGCTTCGGCCTGAAGAAGATCGACAAGGCCGAGATGGATTTCGACGCCTTCATGAAGCGCAAGGAAAAGATCGTACTGGCCGAGCGCGGCGGCGTGGGCATGCTGTTCAAGAAGCGCGGCGTGAAGCACGTCGAAGGCTTCGCCAAGTTCATCGACGCCAACACGATTTCGGTGACGGCCAAGGACGGAACCGAGAGCAAGTACCGAGGCAAGAATTTCATTCTCGCCACCGGCTCATCGGTAGTCCACCTGCCGGTCCCGGGTCTGGAAGGCGGCCGCGAAGACGGCGTTTGGACGTCGGATGACGCGGTTTCCGCTCCGTTCGTGCCGGACAGCATGGTCGTCCTCGGCGGCGGCGCAGTCGGTTGCGAATTCTCCTACGTTTTCAACGGCCTCGGCTCCAAGGTCACGCTGGTCGAAATGATGCCGACGCTGGTCAACATCATGGACGAAGACCTCGGCGTCGAGTTGGGCAAACAACTCAGCCGACAGGGCATCGACGTTCGCACCGGCGCCACCATCGACAAGGTCGAGAAGACCAAGAAGGGCTGGAAGGCGCACATCAAGAAGGGCACCGAGACCGAAGTCATCGAGACCCAAGTGGTCCTGCTCGGCGTAGGCCGAAAGGCGAACATCGAGGGCATGAACCTCGAAGGGATCGGTGTCAAGCTCCACCGACGCGGCGTCGAGATCGTCGACGACACGCTCCGCACCCACGTGCCGAACATCTATGCGATCGGCGACGTGACGGGCCGAATCCAGCTTGCCCACGTGGCTCAGCAGGAAGGTCTGGCTGCCGTCAACAACATCTTGAAGCCGGATTCACCCAAGACGGTCGACTATCGACATGTGCCGAACGTGGTGTACACCTCGCCGGAGGTTGCCAGCGTGGGTATGAGCGAGTCGGAAGCCAAGTCGAAGGGCTACGACGTGGTCGTGGGCCGTTCGCGATTCGCGATCTTCGCCAAGGCGATGGCCGCCAACGAGACCGAAGGCTTTGTGAAGGTCGTCGCCGAGAAGAAGTACGGCGAAGTCCTCGGCCTGCACATGGTCGGCGGACACGTCTCTGACCTTCTGCACGAAGGCGTGGTCGCCCTCGTCCACGAGGCGACGCTGGAGTCGATGGAGACCGTGATTCACGCTCACCCGACGATGGCCGAGGCAATCATCGAAGCGTTCGAGGATGCCGCCGGACACGCCATCCACAAGATGTAA
- a CDS encoding extracellular solute-binding protein, whose protein sequence is MGSRRTPMKKLFSRIALGVVALLLASLSSADVTLRLSVWDGDKALETIRGICQQFEKDNPGIHVKLENYDYTLYHQKMIITYAAGVAPDVVMMDGSHYQFLATRHALLPLNQFFASSPGFDIKDYYKPIVDSYTFHDQLYILPRDIAPIGLMYYNKKMFKDAGIPYPDGSWTWDFHIRPELKEKDFLWVCQQFVKKDDRGKYIQWGYAPSWPQMQADTYALQLGAYPYDNMAEPTKVLADAPDRVKAFQFAADFANVLHLEPSNLEASGSLMLTTQQMFVQQKIAMYQNGIWDVPNMRKMLKPGTPEWFDWDICLAPAYAGKDGKPVRRSTTGGSGYAIMASTKNPSLAWKLTRYLAGPVGMTAMAKAGIAQPAIRQLALTKGVWLPGPDTPLEEQYPRNRIVTDEAVNYVVFDATTQFGISVSDRYNKGLEILWNGQTTAQKILSENEKIAQQRLDDLRKQEALPPFNWVLGGAIAALIVLSMVAFVYLPERGRRLTRLEKGESKSGYKFLTPWIVGAVIFTLGPMILALLMSFAEWDIIAPAKWRGLANFQEIFQSDPSFYKSMIITAIYTVFSVTFGIIGALGLALLLNQKVRGVALYRTLYYIPSITSGVAGSLIWMRVFNPDNGLLNFLLYGPHGDWPVGVWLSNWIMHDPHKPVDWLQTETTAMPALIIMSVWGIGGGMVIFLAGLQGIPQHYYEAATLDGAGIIARFKSVTLPMLTPTIFFSAITGLIGAFQAFTQAFVISNGTGAPNDATRFFVLHIFSAAFQSARMGYASALGWVLFIIIMVITLIQMKLSRRWVYYESEAK, encoded by the coding sequence ATGGGTTCGCGAAGAACTCCGATGAAGAAGCTTTTCTCCCGCATCGCCCTGGGCGTGGTTGCCCTGCTTTTGGCGTCCCTTTCGTCAGCGGATGTTACTTTGAGGCTGAGCGTCTGGGACGGCGACAAGGCTCTGGAAACGATTCGCGGCATCTGCCAGCAGTTCGAGAAGGACAATCCCGGCATCCACGTCAAGCTGGAGAACTACGACTACACGCTTTACCATCAGAAGATGATCATCACTTACGCGGCGGGCGTGGCTCCCGACGTCGTGATGATGGACGGAAGCCACTACCAGTTCTTGGCTACCCGCCACGCGCTTTTGCCCCTCAACCAGTTCTTCGCCTCGTCGCCCGGGTTCGACATCAAGGATTACTACAAGCCGATCGTCGATTCCTACACGTTCCACGATCAGCTTTATATCCTGCCGCGCGACATCGCCCCCATCGGGCTGATGTACTACAACAAGAAGATGTTCAAGGACGCGGGGATTCCGTACCCCGATGGTTCATGGACGTGGGACTTCCACATTCGGCCCGAACTGAAGGAGAAGGACTTTCTGTGGGTCTGCCAGCAGTTCGTGAAGAAGGATGATCGGGGCAAATACATCCAGTGGGGCTACGCGCCCAGCTGGCCGCAGATGCAGGCCGACACCTACGCTCTGCAACTCGGCGCGTATCCTTACGACAACATGGCCGAGCCGACCAAGGTGCTGGCCGACGCTCCCGACCGCGTGAAGGCGTTCCAGTTTGCCGCCGATTTTGCCAACGTTCTGCACCTCGAACCGTCGAACCTAGAAGCCAGCGGCTCGCTGATGCTGACGACCCAACAGATGTTCGTCCAGCAGAAGATCGCGATGTATCAAAACGGCATCTGGGACGTGCCGAACATGCGCAAGATGCTGAAGCCCGGCACGCCGGAATGGTTCGATTGGGACATCTGCCTGGCTCCCGCCTATGCGGGCAAGGACGGGAAGCCGGTCCGCCGCTCGACGACGGGCGGCTCGGGCTACGCCATCATGGCTTCGACCAAGAACCCGAGCTTGGCTTGGAAACTGACGCGCTACCTGGCTGGGCCAGTGGGCATGACGGCGATGGCCAAGGCGGGCATTGCGCAGCCCGCGATTCGGCAGTTGGCGCTCACGAAAGGCGTGTGGCTGCCGGGGCCGGATACGCCGCTGGAAGAGCAGTATCCGCGCAATCGAATCGTCACCGACGAAGCCGTCAACTACGTCGTGTTCGATGCCACGACCCAGTTCGGCATCTCGGTCAGCGACCGATATAACAAGGGCCTTGAGATTCTGTGGAACGGCCAAACGACGGCGCAAAAAATCCTCTCCGAGAACGAGAAGATCGCCCAGCAACGGCTAGACGACCTGCGCAAACAGGAAGCCCTGCCGCCGTTCAATTGGGTGTTGGGCGGGGCTATCGCCGCCCTGATCGTGCTGAGCATGGTCGCCTTCGTGTACCTGCCCGAAAGGGGCCGACGGCTCACTCGGCTGGAGAAAGGCGAATCCAAGTCCGGCTACAAATTCCTCACTCCCTGGATCGTCGGCGCGGTCATCTTCACCCTTGGCCCGATGATTTTGGCCCTGCTGATGTCGTTCGCCGAGTGGGACATCATCGCCCCCGCCAAGTGGCGCGGCCTCGCCAACTTCCAAGAGATTTTCCAAAGCGATCCATCCTTCTACAAGTCGATGATCATCACGGCGATCTACACGGTCTTCAGCGTGACCTTCGGCATCATCGGCGCGCTCGGCCTGGCCTTGTTGCTGAACCAGAAGGTGCGCGGCGTGGCGCTGTATCGCACGCTCTACTACATTCCGTCGATCACCTCCGGCGTGGCCGGATCGCTGATCTGGATGCGGGTTTTCAACCCCGACAACGGCCTGCTGAACTTCTTGCTGTACGGCCCCCATGGCGATTGGCCGGTGGGCGTATGGCTCAGCAACTGGATCATGCACGACCCGCATAAGCCGGTCGATTGGCTTCAGACCGAGACGACCGCGATGCCCGCCCTCATCATCATGTCGGTGTGGGGCATCGGCGGCGGAATGGTCATCTTCCTCGCCGGTCTGCAGGGCATTCCGCAGCACTACTACGAAGCGGCGACCCTCGACGGAGCCGGGATCATCGCCCGGTTCAAGTCCGTCACCCTACCGATGCTGACGCCGACGATCTTCTTCAGCGCCATCACAGGCTTGATCGGCGCCTTCCAGGCGTTCACCCAGGCGTTCGTGATTTCCAACGGCACCGGAGCCCCGAACGACGCCACCCGCTTCTTCGTTCTGCACATCTTCAGCGCCGCCTTCCAGTCCGCGCGCATGGGGTACGCCAGCGCCCTCGGGTGGGTGCTGTTCATCATCATCATGGTCATCACGCTCATCCAAATGAAGCTCAGTAGGCGCTGGGTCTACTACGAATCGGAGGCGAAATAA
- a CDS encoding ABC transporter permease subunit: MAKRAENTARILRWLLWVVLLTGIVLSLAPFYLMIAMSLKTPGEIASSSVWSLPRVLQWGNYEKVLTNANAPFFDFLRNSLIISGVSTIGVLLSSSMVAYGFARLKFPGRDRLFILLLSTMMLPSIVTMVPQYVLWKYLGWVDTFYPLIVPAFFGGGAYNVFLLRQFLMGIPRDIDEAALLDGASHSQIFWQFMMPNMGPALATVGIFNFIYNWRDFQGPLIILNSPEHQTLELGLQTYRAMNQNQWELLMAGSVIVMIPIIILFLAGQRYFVKGIVMTGIK, encoded by the coding sequence ATGGCCAAGCGGGCCGAGAACACGGCTCGGATTCTGCGCTGGCTGTTGTGGGTGGTGCTCCTCACCGGCATCGTGCTGTCGCTCGCGCCGTTCTACCTGATGATCGCGATGTCGCTGAAGACGCCGGGCGAGATCGCCAGCAGTTCGGTGTGGTCGTTGCCGCGAGTCCTGCAGTGGGGCAACTACGAAAAGGTCCTCACCAACGCCAACGCGCCGTTCTTCGACTTCCTGCGCAACTCCCTCATCATCTCGGGGGTCTCGACCATCGGCGTTTTGCTCAGCTCGAGCATGGTGGCGTACGGCTTTGCGCGCCTGAAGTTTCCCGGCCGCGATCGACTCTTCATCCTGCTCCTCAGCACCATGATGTTGCCCAGCATCGTCACCATGGTCCCGCAGTACGTGCTGTGGAAGTACCTCGGCTGGGTGGATACGTTCTATCCGCTGATCGTGCCCGCGTTCTTCGGCGGCGGAGCGTATAACGTGTTCCTCCTGCGCCAGTTCCTGATGGGCATTCCGCGCGACATCGACGAAGCCGCCCTGCTGGACGGCGCCAGCCATTCGCAGATCTTCTGGCAGTTCATGATGCCGAACATGGGCCCCGCGCTGGCGACGGTGGGCATCTTCAACTTCATCTATAACTGGCGCGACTTCCAGGGCCCGCTGATCATCCTCAATAGCCCCGAACACCAGACACTGGAGCTGGGTTTGCAGACGTACCGCGCGATGAACCAGAACCAGTGGGAACTGCTGATGGCCGGCTCGGTGATCGTCATGATCCCGATCATCATCCTGTTCCTGGCGGGGCAGCGGTACTTTGTGAAAGGCATCGTGATGACGGGGATCAAGTAG
- a CDS encoding lactate dehydrogenase has product MGFKVSIIGGGGRVGSDAAYALQLGGVVREMALVDANPDMAAGEALDLRHGSSLTSNIKFTSSNEYGIVDGSDCVVITAGLRRKPDETRLDLINRNVGLFKQILESLKGCKLAAGATILVVSNPVDILTQLAAKTGLVADGHVLGLGTVLDTARFRSLLADAFDVSAPDIKALVLGEHGDTMVPILSSATVGGVPMTSYPGMTEAAIKDVFEFTRKSGAEVIRLKGGAGRAVGLSIKEVVEAIALDKHAVLPVSSVQSGALGISDISLSLPTVVGRQGVVKVIEPIVSSEEKDLLHKSAASLKEIWASIS; this is encoded by the coding sequence ATGGGATTTAAGGTCAGCATCATTGGCGGTGGCGGACGAGTCGGATCGGACGCCGCCTACGCACTTCAGTTGGGAGGCGTCGTTCGCGAGATGGCGCTCGTCGATGCGAATCCGGACATGGCCGCCGGCGAGGCCCTCGATCTTCGCCACGGCTCTTCGCTGACGTCGAACATCAAGTTCACGTCGTCGAACGAGTACGGCATCGTCGATGGAAGCGACTGTGTGGTCATCACCGCCGGACTGCGACGCAAACCGGACGAGACGCGGCTCGACCTCATCAACCGAAACGTCGGCCTCTTCAAGCAAATTCTCGAATCGCTGAAGGGTTGCAAGCTCGCCGCCGGTGCGACCATCCTCGTGGTCTCGAACCCGGTGGACATCCTGACCCAGCTTGCCGCGAAGACCGGCCTGGTGGCCGATGGCCACGTTCTGGGCCTGGGTACGGTGCTGGACACCGCCCGCTTCCGCTCGCTCCTGGCCGATGCCTTCGACGTCTCGGCTCCCGACATCAAAGCCTTGGTGCTGGGCGAGCACGGCGACACGATGGTGCCGATCCTGTCTAGCGCGACCGTTGGCGGCGTGCCGATGACCTCGTATCCGGGCATGACCGAGGCCGCGATCAAGGACGTGTTCGAGTTCACGCGAAAGTCGGGTGCCGAAGTCATCCGGTTGAAGGGTGGCGCAGGTCGCGCCGTGGGACTTTCCATCAAGGAAGTCGTCGAGGCGATCGCCCTCGATAAGCACGCGGTTCTGCCCGTCAGCTCGGTTCAGAGCGGCGCGCTGGGCATCTCCGACATCTCGCTCTCGCTCCCGACCGTGGTCGGACGCCAGGGCGTGGTCAAGGTGATCGAGCCGATCGTGTCGAGCGAAGAAAAGGACCTTCTGCACAAGTCGGCCGCCTCGCTGAAAGAAATCTGGGCGAGCATCAGCTAA
- a CDS encoding helix-turn-helix domain-containing protein, with translation MLLAKELELRQELMSMVIAMRKAQHLSQQELAEKLNVSQARVSQMERGREPLSVDSLLQMIKALHGSIVILTPEEVKNYGLQEKVVAKGDLFRKALDMRAKARGRAQKAMPAKAGAKVK, from the coding sequence ATGCTCTTGGCCAAAGAATTGGAACTCCGCCAAGAGCTTATGTCGATGGTCATTGCCATGCGAAAGGCGCAGCATCTGTCGCAACAAGAGCTCGCGGAAAAGTTGAATGTTTCTCAGGCTCGAGTGAGTCAGATGGAGCGTGGCCGCGAGCCGCTGAGTGTCGACAGCCTTTTGCAGATGATTAAAGCGCTCCACGGGAGCATCGTCATACTTACACCTGAAGAAGTCAAGAATTACGGGTTACAAGAGAAAGTTGTGGCGAAGGGTGATCTCTTTAGAAAGGCTCTCGATATGCGAGCGAAGGCCCGAGGTCGTGCTCAGAAAGCGATGCCAGCCAAAGCCGGCGCTAAAGTGAAGTAG